The genomic segment CGCGGCAGGCTGTGCGGCACGCGGGCATCGTGTGCCGGGCAGTGCTCGATGCGCGCGACCTGACCAACCTGCCCGGCAACGAGCTCAACCCGGCCAAGCTCGCCGCGCACGCCCGCGCACTCGCCCGCGCGCACGGGCTCAAGTGCCGCGTGCTGGAAGGACGGCAGCTCGAGACGAACAAGCTCGCCGGCGTGCTCGCCGTCGGCGCCGGCAGCACCAACCCGCCGCGCTTCATCATCGTCGAGTACACCCCTGCACGGTCGAAGGGGAAGCCGCTCGTGCTCGTCGGCAAAGGCGTCACGTTCGACAGCGGCGGGCTGTCGCTCAAGCCATCGGACGCCATGATGGACATGAAGACCGACATGGGCGGTGCGTCCGCCGTGCTCAACACGATGGCCGTCGTCGCACAGCTCAAGCCGAAGTTCCCCGTCGTCGCGCTCATTCCCGCCGTCGAGAACATGCCAAGCGGCACCGCCTCGCGCCCCGGTGACATCATCCGCTACGCCTCGGGCCAGACGGTCGAGATCGCCAACACCGACGCCGAGGGGCGCTTGATCCTCGCTGATGCGTTGCTCTGGGCCAAGCGCTACAAGCCGGCCGCCGTCATCGATCTCGCCACACTCACCGGCGCGTGCATCATCGCGCTCGGGGAGCATGCCATCGCGCTCTTTGCCACCGAGCCTGCATTGGCCAAGCAGGTCGAGAACGCAGGGAACGCCGTTTTCGAGCGCGTCTGGCCTATGCCGCTCTGGGACGACTACGAGCCGCAGCTCGAGAGCGAGGTCGCCGACGCCCGGAATATCGGCGGACGGCCCGCCGGCACAATCACGGCGGCGCTGTTCCTCAACAAGTTCGTCGACGGCGCGTACCCCTGGGCGCACCTCGACATCGCCGGCACCGCCACCACCGACAAAGAACGCCCCTACACGCGCAAGGGCGCTACCGGCGTCGGCGTGCGGCTGTTGACCAACCTGATCTCGAACTGGACATGACGGTGAGATGACAGCCGGCGCGGCGTTGCTTCTGTCTGTCGCCAGACTCACAGGAGAGAACGGCCGGCAGTCGCACGCGCTGTCCCCGTCGGCCCAAAGTGTCAAATGCACGAAGATGCCCACTGGAGGGATCCCAAGACGGCTCGCGCCCGCTGGCGACCGCGCACTCGACGAGGCCCCCGCCCGCCAGGGCTGCGCCGTCTCGAATTGCCTTGAACCGAGCGGCGTTTGCTGGTATCTGTCTCGTGACCACCTCGGGGAGGAGCCTGATCCTCCGGCACTCTAAGAGGCTTGTTTCATGGGACTTCTGACCCTGATGGCGCGTCGATTCGTCGCCGGCAAGACGGTCGACACCGCCATGGCCGCCGTTCGAAAGCTCAACGCGCAGAAGATCTGCACCACGCTCGACATCCTGGGCGAAGACGTCACCGATCGC from the Verrucomicrobiota bacterium genome contains:
- a CDS encoding leucyl aminopeptidase; this translates as MKLTVSTTAPIKAPADTLVVALTEKPKTLPRPVAALDKALHGAISEALKSGELTGKRNAVVAFRAGGKVTARKVLCAGLGPAGKVTLEHARQAAAVAAKVARESGARTVALVLETFDVPKAKPAEVTNALAEGVLLSQYKFDRFKKKADNAKRLTGAALLVAAGDLAPARQAVRHAGIVCRAVLDARDLTNLPGNELNPAKLAAHARALARAHGLKCRVLEGRQLETNKLAGVLAVGAGSTNPPRFIIVEYTPARSKGKPLVLVGKGVTFDSGGLSLKPSDAMMDMKTDMGGASAVLNTMAVVAQLKPKFPVVALIPAVENMPSGTASRPGDIIRYASGQTVEIANTDAEGRLILADALLWAKRYKPAAVIDLATLTGACIIALGEHAIALFATEPALAKQVENAGNAVFERVWPMPLWDDYEPQLESEVADARNIGGRPAGTITAALFLNKFVDGAYPWAHLDIAGTATTDKERPYTRKGATGVGVRLLTNLISNWT